A single window of Micromonas commoda chromosome 6, complete sequence DNA harbors:
- a CDS encoding predicted protein — protein MADQKPGHCSTLIYTSGTTGDPKAVMISHDNVTWVTRANIAHHPDFVNGPLRVVSYLPLSHIAAQIVDIHSPMAYLADHGLPSEVHFARPDALKGTIKDSLIKAKPTVFFAVPRVWEKFAEALQAVGKKTTGLKKTISTWAKGQGKQIHAASQYKSKKSHPWMGFLAKKILTKVKAAIGLDCARLCISGAAPISKQTLDYFGTLNIHIVEVYGMSENTGPQTCGMNKKFIAGTCGPVIPGAEIKIDLAKGDKPGNGEVCFRGRHVMMGYMHNQAKTNETIDEDGWLRSGDVGMIDPDTDMLAITGRIKELIITAGGENIAPVPVEDKLKELLPGISNAMMIGDKRKYNTVLITLRQVPDPNEDGAFTDALFGNSLEVSKAKTVTEAKADPKWKEYIEAGIAGYNKTAVSNAQKLQKFYILDTDFSVPGGELTATQKLKRNVVVEKYAKEIESMY, from the coding sequence ATGGCGGACCAGAAGCCCGGCCACTGCTCCACGCTCATCTACACCTCCGGCACCACCGGCGACCCCAAGGCGGTTATGATCTCGCACGACAACGTCACCTGGGTCACCCGCGCTAACATCGCGCACCACCCCGACTTTGTCAACGGTCCCCTCCGCGTGGTCTCGTACCTGCCCCTCTCCcacatcgccgcgcagatCGTGGACATCCACTCCCCGATGGCCTACCTCGCGGACCACGGCCTCCCGTCCGAGGTTCACTtcgcccgccccgacgcgctcaagggcACCATCAAGGACTCGCTCATCAAGGCCAAGCCCACGGTGTTCTTCGCCGTGCCCCGCGTCTGGGAGAagttcgccgaggcgctccaGGCTGTGGGTAAGAAGACCACGGGGCTCAAGAAGACCATCTCCACCTGGGCCAAGGGCCAGGGCAAACAGATCCACGCCGCGTCCCAGTACAAGTCCAAGAAGTCGCACCCCTGGATGGGCTTCCTCGCCAAGAAGATCCTCACCAAGGTCAAGGCGGCCATCGGCCTCGACTGCGCGCGCCTCTgcatctccggcgccgcgcccatctCCAAGCAGACCCTCGACTACTTCGGTACCCTCAACATCCACATCGTCGAGGTGTACGGCATGTCCGAGAACACCGGCCCGCAGACGTGCGGCATGAACAAGAAGTTCATCGCGGGCACCTGCGGCCCCGTCATCCCCGGCGCGGAGATCAAGATTGACCTCGCCAAGGGCGACAAGCCCGGCAACGGCGAGGTCTGcttccgcggacgccacgtcATGATGGGCTACATGCACAACCAGGCCAAGACGAACGAGAcgatcgacgaggacggctgGCTGAGgtccggcgacgtcggcatGATCGATCCGGACACGGACATGCTCGCCATCACCGGCCGCATCAAGGAGCTCAtcatcaccgcgggcggcgagaacATCGCGCCCGTTCCCGTCGAGGATAAGCTCAAGGAGCTCCTTCCGGGCATCTCCAACGCGATGATGATTGGCGACAAGCGCAAGTACAACACCGTCCTCATCACCCTCAGGCAGGTGCCCGACCCcaacgaggacggcgcctTCACCGACGCGCTCTTCGGTAACTCGCTCGAGGTGTCCAAGGCCAAAACCGTgaccgaggccaaggctgatcCCAAGTGGAAGGAGTACATCGAGGCTGGCATCGCGGGGTACAACAAGACCGCGGTGTCCAACGCCCAAAAGCTGCAGAAGTTCTACATACTCGACACCGACTTCTccgtgcccggcggcgagctcacgGCGACGCAGAAGCTCAAGCGCAACGTGGTGGTGGAAAAGTACGCCAAGGAGATCGAGTCGATGTACTAA
- a CDS encoding predicted protein, with translation MATSFSGAAIKIADVPGNMCCVDIRGGVSAVAITLELNGAVAATYVLRPNVTADAADDARVVMHDKPPVAPEDAPAHVHMHGGVPCTADHGEDGEHGHGHSHKHGHSHDGGKTECHEDHGHSHKHGHSHDGGKTECHEDHGHGHGHGEKKEEHGHGHGHGHGHGEKKEEHGHGHGHGHGHGHGH, from the coding sequence ATGGCAACCTCCTTCTCTGGAGCCGCGATTAAGAtcgccgacgtccccggTAACATGTGCTGCGTGgacatccgcggcggggtgagcgccgtcgcgatcacCTTGGAGCTcaacggcgcggtcgcggcgacctACGTCCTCCGTCCCAACGTgaccgccgatgccgccgacgacgctcgcgtcgtgaTGCACGATAAACCGCCGGTTGCGCCCGAGGATGCGCCGGCGCACGTGCACAtgcacggcggcgtgcccTGCACCGCGGaccacggcgaggacggcgagcacggccaCGGACACTCGCACAAGCACGGTCACTCTCACGACGGAGGTAAGACGGAGTGCCACGAGGATCACGGACACTCGCACAAGCACGGTCACTCTCACGACGGAGGTAAGACGGAGTGCCACGAGGATCACGGACACGGTCACGGTCACGGAGAGAAGAAGGAAGAGCACGGCCACGGCCACGGCCACGGCCACGGCCACGGAGAGAAGAAGGAAGAGCACGGCCACGGCCACGGCCACGGCCACGGCCACGGCCACGGCCACTGA
- a CDS encoding predicted protein — translation MCVSHEPIHPSKHPRDARPRPRPPGVPISVQTRKTRSPPLLPPPDSLPTPHPSRPSPQRGIEHPGDIAEAASLSSIALPPLTYPLFDTLGDDIVATGKLSKLQLEGVAYACQKHCELLPDGARAGFMIGDGAGVGKGRQISGIILDNYSRGRRRHLWISSSVDLHRDAERDLRDLGCYLKVINGCQELDREGKRAFGLPKDFREGVLFLTYATLVSRNQRGSRLEQILEWFGGEHADGCVLLDECHKAKNFDAGAETGSKVAACVIELQRRCPDARVVYCSATGISEIGNMAYMQRLGFWGEGTPFGDADSFIKAMKNRGVGFLEMLAMEMKASGKYVSRGLSFRQAEFASVEATLTEKQTRVYNEAAAFMSSLRACLAQALTETRTSSNRGQAWKAYWSTHQRFFKLLCVSMKVPSVVEQCRRALREGKCAVIGLQTTGEAAEASLEMSPGMRVDAFVSTTREMLLGFIRTHFPVYIEDVAAASDANGGHPDGQSLLNPGLNPGTPLGPLREHPDCVEARRILLEQADRLDLPPNFLDELIDQLGGPRRVAEMTGRRGRIVRVSRNNFKKVEQVDGVNLREKTAFQRGAKLVAIISDAASTGISLHARRDEPNQRRRVHVTIELPWSADKAIQQLGRTHRSNQSSGPIYLMTSTNLGGERRFAAAVARRLQSLGALTRGDRRAATGVDLSEGNLDSPLGRRALKKMYDALVLDGTPLPPGAVSPGSGVVALHAELRALVCSLGVQVGLLAEGLSEENVAALIETGGGTKDQGDVRRFLNRILGLSVRGQNLLFGYFTEVFEAEVKAAKAEGKYSEGVSDLSGSNIHIAYTKTVLKDPMGSGAELRHSRVLIDRGVSFDKAKEILDAQRRLPKDGFYRMRREMYGRTQVILALAKPGARNTFSIYRPNTGASFFEMDVEELDTKYRKYEDRDEELARHPWAQTYELTERGCMHGASCAVSRDGTGRECTAGSRQVRCCILSGAVVPAWGALEHTLERHEHRFNKSDRGMRAVKVIAEDGTKVVGIRYPEDLLPEVRERIVRDWFRNQERAEEKARVDRERKASAQLAAASGGAGGEGDAVLGGGGLLSPGASRVRVEAPTEVDPRCAARATREPKTMMHFFQKRDDDGGGERTQTRGDAPETRKRPAAAPASVPAGKPRVRGSSTQPTIAFATTGSQLASRPGGRVSNGGANTSKAQSTGPGPGVERQRCPICDLAFPGTWLNGDVNAHIDECIANTVL, via the exons ATGTGCGTCTCCCACGAACCCATCCACCCGTCTAAACAtccacgcgacgcgcgcccgcgcccgcgtcccccggGGGTGCCCATTTCAGTTCAAACTAGAAAAACAAGATCGCCACCCCTCCTCCCACCGCCTGACTCTCTTCCGACCCCCCACCCCTCACGTCCGTCACCGCAGCGTGGAATCGAACACCCAGGAGacatcgccgaggccgcgtCGCTGTCCTCGATCGCGCTCCCGCCCCTCACGTATCCGCTGTTCgacaccctcggcgacgacatcgTGGCAACCGGCAAGCTGTCCAAGCTGCAGCTGGAAGGGGTCGCGTACGCGTGTCAGAAGCACTGCGAGCTGCTCCccgacggcgcacgcgccgggttcatgatcggcgacggcgcgggggttggTAAGGGCCGTCAGATCTCCGGCATCATCCTAGACAACTActcccgcgggcggcggcggcacctcTGGATCAGCTCATCCGTCGACTTGCACAGAGACGCGGAGCGCGATCTGAGGGACCTGGGATGCTACCTGAAAGTCATCAACGGGTGCCAGGAGCTCGACCGCGAGGGCAAACGGGCGTTCGGTTTACCCAAAGACTTCCGCGAGGGCGTGTTGTTCCTGACGTACGCAACGCTGGTGTCTCGGAACCAACGCGGGTCTCGGCTGGAGCAGATCTTGGAATggttcggcggcgaacaCGCGGATGGATGCGTGCTGCTGGACGAGTGCCACAAGGCTAAGAActtcgacgccggggcggagaCGGGGAGTAAagtcgcggcgtgcgtcatCGAGTTGCAGAGGCGGTGCCCCGACGCCAGGGTGGTGTACTGCTCCGCCACCGGCATCAGCGAGATTGGCAACATGGCGTACATGCAGAGGCTGGGTTTCTGGGGCGAGGGCACCCcgttcggcgacgcggattCGTTCATCAAGGCGATGAAGAACCGGGGCGTGGGTTTCCTCGAGATGCTCGCGATGGAGATGAAGGCGAGCGGGAAGTACGTCAGCCGCGGTTTGAGCTTTCGTCAGGCGGAGTTTGCGAGCGTGGAGGCGACGCTGACGGAGAAGCAGACGAGGGTGTacaacgaggcggcggcgttcatgTCCTCGCTGAGAGCGTgcctcgcgcaggcgctgacggagacgaggacgtcgtcgaaccGCGGTCAGGCGTGGAAGGCGTACTGGAGCACGCACCAGCGGTTCTTCAAGCTGCTCTGCGTGTCCATGAAGGTCCCGTCGGTCGTGGAGCAGTGCAGGCGAGCGTTGCGCGAGGGTAAGTGCGCGGTGATCGGGTTGCAGACgacgggggaggcggcggaggccagTTTGGAGATGAGCCCGGGGatgcgcgtggacgcgttcgtGTCCACGACGCGAGAGATGCTGTTGGGTTTCATCCGAACGCACTTCCCGGTGTACATCGAGGAcgtggccgcggcgtcggacgccAACGGCGGACACCCGGACGGACAGAGCCTCTTAAACCCCGGATTAAACCCCGGAACGCCCCTCGGTCCGTTGAGGGAACACCCCGACTGCGTGGAGGCCCGAAGGATCCTTCTGGAACAGGCCGACCGACTCGACCTACCGCCAAActtcctcgacgagctcatcgaccAACTCggcggaccgcggcgggtcgccgAGATgactggccgccgcggaagaaTCGTCCGCGTCTCGAGAAATAATTTTAAAAAAGTCGAGCAA GTGGACGGGGTTAACCTGAGGGAAAAGACTGCGTTTCAGAGGGGAGCGAAGCTCGTCGCGATcatctccgacgccgcgtccacaGGCATCTCGTTACACGCCAGGAGAGACGAACCCAACCAGCGGCGCAGGGTGCACGTCACCATCGAGCTCCCGTGGAGCGCGGACAAGGCGATTCAACAGCTGGGGCGAACCCACCGGAGCAACCAGAGCTCCGGTCCAATCTACCTCATGACCTCCACGAATTTGGGAGGGGAGaggcgcttcgccgccgcggtggctcgCCGGCTCCagtcgctcggcgcgttgacccgcggcgaccgcagGGCCGCCACGGGGGTGGACCTGAGCGAAGGTAACCTGGACTCGCCTCTGGGCCGAAGGGCGCTCAAGAAGATGTACGACGCGCTGGTCCTGGACGGGACGCCTTTGCCGCCCGGC GCCGTATCGCCGGGGTccggcgtcgtggcgctGCACGCGGAGCTGAGGGCGCTGGTGTGTTCGTTGGGGGTTCAGGTGGGTCTCTTGGCGGAGGGACTGTCCGAGgagaacgtcgcggcgctcatcgaaacgggcggcgggaccaAGGACCAGGGCGACGTCAGGCGCTTCCTCAACCGCATCTTGGGCCTGTCCGTCCGAGGTCAGAACCTCCTGTTCGGGTACTTCACCGAGGTgttcgaggcggaggtgaaggctgccaaggctgaggGTAAATACTCGGAGGGCGTGAGCGACCTGAGCGGCAGCAACATACACATCGCGTACACGAAAACCGTTCTCAAGGACCCCATGGGCAGCGGAGCGGAGCTGCGGCACTCTCGCGTGCTCATCGACCGAGGCGTGTCCTTCGACAAGGCGAAGGAAATTTTGGACGCCCAGCGAAGGCTTCCCAAGGACGGGTTCTACCGGATGCGGCGCGAGATGTACGGGCGGACGCAGGtgatcctcgcgctcgccaagcccggcgcgcggAACACGTTTTCAATCTACAGGCCAAACACCGGCGCCAGTTTCTTCGAgatggacgtcgaggagctcgacacCAAGTACCGCAAGTAcgaggaccgcgacgaggaactCGCCAGGCACCCGTGGGCGCAGACGTACGAGTTAACGGAGCGCGGGTGCATGCAcggcgcgtcgtgcgcggtgtcccgcgacggcaccggccGCGAGTGCACCGCGGGTTCTCGACAGGTTCGATGCTGCATCCtctccggcgcggtggtcccggcgtggggcgcgctcgagcacaCGCTGGAGAGGCACGAGCACCGGTTCAACAAGAGCGACCGGGGGATGCGCGCGGTGAAGGtgatcgccgaggacggcacCAAGGTTGTCGGGATCCGGTACCCCGAGGACTTGCTCCCGGAGGTGAGGGAACGCATCGTGCGGGACTGGTTTCGGAACCAGGAGAgggccgaggagaaggcgcgggtcgatcgcgaacggaaggcgtcggcacagctggcggcggcttcgggtggcgcgggtggcgagggtgacgcggtgttgggcgggggcgggttgctgtcgcccggggcgtcgagggtgaGGGTGGAGGCGCCCACCGAGGTTGACCCTCggtgcgcggcgagagccACGCGGGAGCCCAAGACGATGATGCACTTTTTCCAAaagagggacgacgacggcggcggcgagcgaacACAAACCCGGGGGGACGCTCCGGAGACGCGTAagcgacccgcggcggcgcccgcgtccgtccccgccggtaagccgcgcgttcgagggtCGTCGACGCAGCCGACGATCGCGTTCGCAACCACCGGTTCACAGctggcgtcgcgcccgggcgGCCGGGTGTCAAACGGAGGGGCGAATACATCGAAGGCTCAATCGACGGGTCCCGGCCCGGGGGTGGAGAGGCAGAGGTGCCCGATATGCGACCTCGCGTTCCCGGGGACGTGGCTCAACGGGGACGTCAACGCGCACATCGACGAGTGCATCGCGAATACGGTGCTGTGA
- a CDS encoding predicted protein, giving the protein MPFSQRERMGIYSVKIHYLSEAMASVAFNMSARAAVGGAQLKLSAQRKRVARAPLRVDALAAQVSKVSFDGASAGTATLDVKVAKPDVAKGLVHKYVVMVRQNARRGTASTLTKSEVRGGGRKPFKQKGTGNARAGSSRTPLKPGGGVVFGPKPKDWSIKMNKKERRLAMATAIQSAAAASSMIVVDSLAGAAPKTKAMATALKSWGVAEGEKAYIITKDAPEGVTLSTRNMARVVQTDIKHLNVYDVLNADKVVVEESALQYINDFYGESGAAWA; this is encoded by the exons ATGCCTTTTTCGCAGCGCGAACGCATGGGTATTTACAGTGTAAAGATACACTATTTGTCTG AAGCCATGGCCTCCGTCGCTTTCAACATgtccgctcgcgccgccgtcggtggtGCGCAGCTGAAGCTCTCCGCGCAGCGCAAGCGTG tcgctcgcgctcccctccgcgtggacgcgctcgccgcgcaggtgtCCAAGGTTAGCTTcgacggcgcctccgcgggcacCGCCACGCTCGACGTCAAGGTGGCCAagcccgacgtcgccaagggcCTCGTGCACAAGTACGTCGTCATGGTGCGCCAGAACGCGCGCAGGGGTACCGCGTCCACGCTCACCAAGAgcgaggttcgcggcggtggccgcaAGCCCTTCAAGCAGAAGGGCACCggcaacgcgcgcgcgggctccAGCCGCACCCCACTcaagcccggcggcggcgtcgtcttcggcCCCAAGCCGAAGGATTGGTCCATCAAGATGAACAAGAAGGAGAGGCGACTGGCGATGGCCACCGCCATCCAgtccgcggctgccgcgtcCTCCATGATCGTCGTTGACTCCCTCGCGGGTGCCGCGCCGAAGACCAAGGCGATGGCGACCGCGCTCAAGTCctggggcgtcgcggagggcgagaaGGCGTACATCATCACCAAGGATGCGCCCGAGGGCGTCACCCTCTCCACCAGGAACatggcgcgcgtcgttcagACCGACATCAAGCACCTCAACGTGTACGATGTCCTCAACGCCGACAAGGTCGTGGTCGAGGAGAGCGCGCTCCAGTACATCAACGACTTCTACGGCGAGTCGGGGGCGGCCTGGGCTTGA
- a CDS encoding inhibitor of growth protein (ING Family of PHD Finger Proteins. ChromDB ID: INGF20101) — MPRAAHQSFGVVSTALNDTTGTTLDPLSPAVSAPFPPGFTPPPASLTDESLTVARLPRPSRAGFAAPLVSHLRRIRDLDAKSTAVVDGVKRKVEERLEATRSGEGDPSCKRTRASGDASSSGASAPSANEREVRDACTDALALADEKVALAQAAYDLIDAHITRLDRDLRTFDQALLEREAAEAAAAGIKPSTPGGGTGGGGVKTENVGGAPSAPSAPPVDPNEPRYCVCQRVSFGAMIACDNDNCDMEWFHYSCVGLSTEAKFKGNWYCPACTAERRRLKKLEAKEAAAAAKK, encoded by the coding sequence ATGCCCAGAGCTGCGCATCAATCGTTCGGCGTGGTATCCACCGCGCTGAACGACACCACCGGTACGACGCTGGATCCCCTTTCGCCCGCGGTCTCCGCCCCCTTCCCTCCCGGATTCACACCCCCCCCCGCATCGCTCACCGACGAATCGCTCACCGTCGcccgtctccctcgccctTCCCGCGCAGgattcgccgcgccgctggtCTCGCACCTGCGACGCATACGCGATTTGGACGCCAAgtccaccgccgtcgtcgacggcgtcaagAGGAAGGTTGAGGAGAGgctcgaggcgacgcgttcgggcgagggcgatccGTCGTGCAAGAGAACCAgggcgtcgggcgacgcgtcctccagcggcgcctccgcgccgtccgcgaacgagcgcgaggtccgcgacgcgtgcaccgacgcgctcgcactcgcggacgagaaggtggcgctcgcgcaggctGCGTACGACCTCATCGACGCGCACATCACCAGGCTCGATCGCGATCTGAGAACCTTCGACCAGGCgctgctcgagcgcgaggcggcggaggcggcggcggcggggatcaagccctcgacgccggggggcggcaccggaggaggcggggtgAAGACAGAGAACGTGGGGGGGgcgccctcggcaccctcggcacccccggtGGATCCGAACGAGCCGAGGTACTGCGTTTGCCAGCGGGTATCCTTCGGAGCCATGATCGCGTGCGACAACGACAACTGCGACATGGAGTGGTTCCACTACTCGTGCGTGGGTCTGAGCACCGAGGCAAAGTTCAAGGGGAACTGGTACTGTCCGGCATGCACCGCGGAGAGGAGGCGGCTCAAGAAAttggaggcgaaggaggcggccgcggctgccAAGAAGTAG
- a CDS encoding predicted protein: MEAPLEKQGSMRVYNSHLMDSLLKDEDEAFDDRFNDAHRSPMALDGSDDDDDDDDDDDEDPAFGSIRRARRVADSPHEPAVLTPTKAPTPKRRDGFGGIRGQSSEDEDSSDDDDDDDDDSESGGPAEDSDSGSEGEIDPNGKPLTRHELREMIRKENDKRQYFVSEEFKREVFRKKVEKEHAAHERFEKMLGSVMEGIDGGGLVADTNEKVYRREVAHDKKTKAIHAEWEREIFAKISEQIKAQVDKIDARDLNTRLVNADETYRSTVNRKMSYHPKAGLFLDTILGHDYDPFEHQPEWFKYHVDALRDPMKRDLHKSIKEDLAAGLITLEKARILAKLEAKLRDTAAPASAIWSNGDYTMYGRYTDADGEELPPDAPIPGFFRQGQHLWNRHDVERNKQDHFDFPVGNEHAEAEWRRTAAHRRAGVADHNAGGLRDMGKLLGLAGVVEHGPGADTGTDRWLEKSRKKQWDASRGLPGHDRRNLNDVMQQKKGGGRGFDGTDAWLARKGKHCFQELPIQKSNRKRSGTSGWTPSSRTRCGTGGTADIPTAISTAS; this comes from the exons ATGGAGGCTCCCCTCGAGAAGCAGGGCTCCATGCGCGTCTACAACAGTCACCTGATGGACAGTCTGctcaaggacgaggacgag GCGTTCGACGATCGCTTCAACGATGCGCATAGATCCCCCATGGCGCTCGATGgaagcgacgacgacgacgacgacgacgacgacgacgacgaagatcCCGCGTTCGGCTCGatccgacgcgcgcgccgtgtcGCCGATTCCCCTCACGAGCCCGCGGTGCTCACCCCGACCAAGGCGCCGACCCCGAAGAGGCGCGACGGATtcggcggcatccgcggccAGTCGTCCGAAGACGAGGACtcgtcggacgacgacgacgacgacgacgacgactccgaaTCGGGCGGACCCGCGGAGGATTCCGACTCGGGCTCCGAGGGCGAGATCGACCCGAACGGCAAGCCCCTGACGCGgcacgagctccgcgagatGATCAGGAAGGAGAACGACAAGCGCCAGTACTTCGTCAGCGAGGAGTTCAAGCGCGAGGTGTTTCGAAAGAAGGTGGAGAAGgagcacgcggcgcacgagaGGTTCGAGAAGATGCTCGGGTCGGTCATGgagggcatcgacggcggcgggttggtGGCGGACACCAACGAGAAGGTGTACCGACGCGAGGTGGCGCACGATAAGAAGACGAAGGCGATCCACGCCGAGTGGGAACGGGAGATATTCGCCAAGATATCGGAGCAGATCAAGGCGCAGGTTGACAagatcgacgcgcgggacctGAACACGCGGCTGGTAAACGCGGACGAGACATACCGATCGACGGTGAACCGAAAGATGAGCTACCATCCCAAGGCGGGTCTCTTCCTGGACACCATCTTGGGGCACGATTACGACCCGTTCGAGCACCAGCCGGAGTGGTTCAAGTaccacgtcgacgcgctgaggGATCCCATGAAGCGGGACCTGCACAAGAGCATCAAGGAGGATCTGGCGGCGGGCTTGATCACGTTGGAGAAGGCGAGGATCCTCGCCAAGCTGGAGGCTAAGCTCCgggacaccgccgcgccggcgagcgccatcTGGAGCAACGGCGACTACACCATGTACGGCAGGTacacggacgcggacggcgaggagcttccCCCGGACGCCCCCATACCGGGTTTCTTCAGGCAGGGCCAGCACCTGTGGAACAGACACGACGTCGAGCGTAACAAGCAGGACCACTTCGACTTCCCGGTAGGTAACGAacacgccgaggcggagtggcggcgaaccgcggcgcaccggcgcgccggcgtggcGGACCACAACGCGGGCGGATTGAGGGACATGGGCAAGCTGCTGGGGCTGGCGGGTGTGGTGGAGCACGGCCCGGGCGCGGACACCGGTACGGACCGGTGGCTGGAAAAGTCACGGAAGAAGCAGtgggacgcgtcgcgggggttGCCGGGGCACGACCGACGGAACCTGAACGACGTCATGCAGCAAAAGAagggcggaggacgcgggttCGACGGGACGGACGCGTGGTTGGCGAGGAAAGGCAAACACTGCTTCCAGGAGCTGCCGATTCAGAAGAGCAACCGGAAGA GGTCGGGGACAAGTGGCTGGACACCAAGCTCAAGAACCCGGTGCGGCACAGGCGGTACAGCGGACATCCCGACGGCGATATCTACGGCCTCCTGA
- a CDS encoding predicted protein — protein sequence MEDGGPFSIAEWAAQATPAPKLEPKDDAPASKVELIDLTDDVDSPRRDGSNATTEGGRVDDGATTDGLRRVAAAAPSTAGETSVDAALADLVKFAKLYAPRARVPDPNSERFASARRAASRADKVRHPTPVSGDAWGAKLPVTNPADGVVVPGAFEGKAFAPGQTPVVTAVFTAATKPRGVLGAYDVVAIEGASPRAGFEPGHETDGEDDVSTDRHRTAINPLANGVDLRDSRCSHRQLCALAAESVSTRLMTHPTPASPTAFGGPLPERARAMIPLVRAMLPGDATTDASILTARASDDHRRQAQVAARMEKRFGTGAFTKDARGRVTIRGGRGRGGRGRGRGRLRMAPAADVAEGGGRDRKRRRETAAGGVGGGGEGDDAELIPNPVVDLTLSDGEDEDAEDDDGDGDELGDEDEDEDDFIDDEDDDEENEGDFDDGDDDDYSDVNF from the coding sequence ATGGAGGACGGAGGCCCGTTTAGCATCGCCGAGTGGGCGGCGCAggccacgcccgcgcccaagctCGAGCcgaaggacgacgcccccgcgtcgaagGTCGAGTTGATCGAcctcaccgacgacgtcgactcgccgaggcgcgatgggtcgaacgcgacgacggagggcgGACGGGTCGACGATGGGGCGACGACTGATGGcctgcgacgcgtcgccgccgccgccccgtcgaccGCGGGAGAGACctccgtggacgccgccctcgccgacctcgtcAAGTTCGCCAAGCTgtacgccccgcgcgcgcgggtgcccgACCCAAACTCCGAGcgcttcgcgtccgcgcgccgcgccgcgtcgcgcgcggacaaGGTCCGCCACCCGACGCCCGtgtccggcgacgcgtggggCGCGAAGCTCCCGGTGACAaaccccgccgacggcgtcgtcgtcccgggcgCCTTCGAGGGGAAAGCCTTCGCCCCGGGTCAGACGCCGGTCGTCACAGCTgtgttcaccgccgcgacgaaacCGAggggcgtcctcggcgcgtacGATGTCGTAGCCATCGAGGGCGCGTCACCCCGGGCTGGTTTCGAACCCGGGCACGAGacggacggggaggacgacgtctCGACCGACCGACATCGAACCGCGATAAACCCGCTGGCCAACGGCGTCGACCTTCGAGACTCGCGGTGCTCGCAccgacagctgtgcgcgctcgccgccgagtcggTGTCGACGAGATTGATGACTCATCCAACcccggcctcgccgacggcgttcGGCGGACCTTTGCCGGAACGTGCGCGGGCGATGATCCCGCTGGTGCGCGCGATGCTgccgggggacgcgacgacggacgcgtccatcctgacggcgagggcgtcggacGATCACAGGCGTCAGGCGCaggtggcggcgcggatggagAAGCGATTTGGAACGGGCGCATTCACAAAGGATGCTCGAGGGCGTGTCACCATCCGGGGGGGGAGGGGCCGAGGGGgtcgggggcggggtcgGGGGCGGCTGCggatggcgcccgcggcggatgtcgcggagggcggggggcgcgatcggaagcggcggcgggagacggcggcgggaggggtcggcggcggcggggagggcgacgacgccgagctcatccccaaccccgtcgtcgacctgacgctctccgacggcgaggacgaggatgcggaggatgacgacggggatggggatgagctcggggacgaggacgaggacgaggacgatttcatcgacgacgaggatgacgacgaggagaacgaGGGCGACTttgacgacggggacgatgacgatTACTCTGACGTCAACTTTTAG